The Streptomyces racemochromogenes DNA segment CGCTACCGCCTTGAGAGGGCGGCGTGCTAGGCCGCTACACAACGGGGGCTAGCTTTACTGCGGTACTGCGCTGGGCTACCAGGACTCGAACCTAGAATAAGGGAACCAGAAACCCTCGTGTTGCCAATTACACTATAGCCCAATGGTCTAGACCTGCCAGACCTTGGTACCCCCGACCGGATTCGAACCGGCGCTACCGCCTTGAGAGGGCGGCGTGCTAGGCCGCTACACAACGGGGGCCCTAGCGATCCTGCATCAAGATCTCCGGGAGCGACCCTGGAGATCCCGCGGGAAGGATCTGTACCCCCGACCGGATTCGAACCGGCGCTACCGCCTTGAGAGGGCGGCGTGCTAGGCCGCTACACAACGGGGGCAAAGCACTGCGTTACTACTGCACTGCGCTGGGCTACCAGGACTCGAACCTAGAATAAGGGAACCAGAAACCCTCGTGTTGCCAATTACACTATAGCCCACCGAACTTCAAGCCCCTGGGGGCCTTTCGTTTGGTTGGCGCCTGTGGTTTCCGGCCCTTTCGGCCCGTTCCCCGGCGCAGAAAGAACATTACCGGATGCCTGACCGTGCTCCAAAACGGGTATCCACGGCCAGCACCTCGGGCAGCCGCTCGAGCCCCTCGATCCTGTGTACGCCCGAGGGACCGGGCCCCCTGCCGCCCTGCCGGTCGAGCCAGACGGCCGTCAGTCCGGCGTCCCGCGCGCCGCGCGCGTCGATCTCCGGCTGGTCCCCCACGTACGCGACCTGGGCCGGTGGCAGCGCGAGCGCCTCGCAGGCGGCCAGGAAGGCGGCGGCGTCGGGCTTGCTCACCCCCAGCTCGGCGGCGCAGACCAGCACCTCGAAGCGGTCGCGCAGGCCGAGGTGGCGCAGCTTGGGGTCCTGGTTGGCGGCGGAGGAGTTGGAGAGGACCCCGTGCCGGTGGGTGCCGGCGAGGGCGTCCAGGGCGGGCAGGACGTCCGGGAAGAGTGCCCAGGCGGCCCGGTAGTGCTCCACGTAGCGGTCGAACCAGGCGTCGGCCTGGGACGACGCCATGGCCGGCCGGCCGAGGAAGTCCCGCACCCTGTCCTGCCGCTGGCCCTGGAAGGTGACCTCGCCGGCGGCGAAGCGGGCCCAGTTCAGCTCGGTGATCCTGCGCCAGAGGGCCAGGGCCTCGTGCGGGGATCCGTAGCGCTCCCCGAGCCCCTCGTCGCGCAGGTGGGCGGCGAGGCCGGCCGCATCGGCCCCCGTGTAGTCGAACAGGGTGTCGTCGATGTCCCACAGCACTGCGCGGATCGGCATACGGGCGAGCCTACGCCGCCGGCGGGTCCCGCGCGGGGTCCTCGGCGAAGTCCGCGTGGGGCGGCTCACGGTACGGCCGGGGGCCCGGAACGCCGTGGGGGCGGCAGCCGGGTCGGCTGCCGCCCCCACGGGGTGGTGCGGGTCAGGCGGAGAGCTTCGCCAGGGCCGCGTCGATGCGCGCCAGCGAGCGCTCCTTGCCCAGGATCTCCAGGGACTCGAAGAGCGGCAGGCCGACGGTGCGGCCGGTGACGGCCACGCGGACCGGGGCCTGGGCCTTGCCGAGCTTGAGGCCGTGGGCCTCGCCGGCCGTCAGGACGGCCTGCTTGAGGGACTCCGGGTCCGACCAGTCGGCGGCGGCGAGGTTCTCCCGCGCCGTGGTCAGCAGGGCCGCGGGCTCGCCCTTCATGGCCTTGTCCCAGGACGCCTGGTCCTCGACGGGCTCCTTCAGGAAGAGGAAGTCCACGTTCGCGGTGATGTCCGAGAGGACGGTCACACGGGTCTGGGCGTGCGGCGCGATCCGGGCCCAGGCCTCGGCGTCGAAGTCCTCGGGCGCCCAGTTGGCGTGCGGGGCGCGCAGCCACGGCTCGCAGGCGTCCGCGAAGGCCTTGGGGTCCATCCGGCGGATGTGGTCGGCGTTGATCGCCTCGGCCTTCTTGAGGTCGAAGCGGGCCGGGTTGGCGTTGACGCCGTCGATGTCGAACTTCGCCACCATCTCCTCGATCGAGAAGATGTCCTGGTCCTTGGAGAAGGACCAGCCGAGGAGCGAGAGGTAGTTCAGCAGGCCCTCGGGCAGGAAGCCGCGCTCGCGGTAGAGGTTGAGCGAGGACTCGGGGTCGCGCTTGGAGAGCTTCTTGTTGCCCTCGCCCATCACGTACGGCAGGTGGCCGAACCGCGGGGTGGCCTTCGCGACGCCCAGGTCGGTCAGCGCCTTGTAGAGGGCGATCTGGCGGGGGGTGGAGGACAGCAGGTCCTCGCCGCGCAGGACGTGCGTGATCTCCATCAGCGCGTCGTCGACCGGATTGACGAGCGTGTACAGCGGGGCGCCGTTCGCGCGGACGATGCCGAAGTCCGGCACGTTCTCCGGGGTGAAGGAGAGCTCGCCGCGGACCAGGTCCGTGAAGGTGATGGTCTCGTCGGGCATCCGGAAGCGGACGATCGAGGTGCGGCCCTCGGCCTCGTACGCGCTCTTCTGCTCGTCGGTGAGGTCGCGGCACTGGCCGTCGTAGCCGGAGGGCTTGCCGGCCGCGCGGGCGGCGTCGCGGCGGGCGTCGAGCTCCTCGGTGGTGCAGTAGCAGGGGTAGGCGTAGCCGCCGTCCTGGAGCCTCTGCGCGACGTCCTTGTAGATGTCCATGCGCTGGGACTGGCGGTACGGGGCGTGCGGGCCGCCGACCTCGGGGCCCTCGTCCCAGGTGAAGCCGAGCCACTTCAGCGAGTCGAGGAGCTGCTCGTACGACTCCTCGGAGTCGCGCGCCGCGTCGGTGTCCTCGATGCGGAAGACGAACGTACCGCCGTGGTGGCGGGCGAACGCCCAGTTGAAGAGGGCGGTGCGGACCAGGCCCACGTGGGGGTTGCCGGTCGGGGAGGGACAGAAACGTACGCGGACGGTCGCGTTAGCCACGCTTGATCACCTTGTTGGTGAGAGTGCCGATGCCTTCGATGGTGACGGCGACCTCGTCGCCGACGTTGAGGGGGCCGACTCCGGCCGGGGTCCCCGTGAGGATGACGTCGCCCGGGAGCAGTGTCATGGCCTCGCTGATGTGCACGATCAGGTCCTCGATGGAGCGGACCATGTCGCTGGTGCGGCCGAGCTGGCGCTGTTCGCCGTTGACGGTGCACTGGACGGTCAGGTCGCCCGGGTCCAGGTCGGTCTCGATCCAGGGGCCGAGCGGGCAGGAACTGTCGAAGCCCTTGGCCCGGGCCCACTGCTTCTCGCGCTGCTGGACGTCACGGGCGGTGACGTCGTTGGCGCAGGTGTAGCCGAGGATGACGTCCTTCACGCGCTCCTTCGGGACCTCGCGGCACATGCGTCCGATCACCACGGCGAGCTCCGCCTCGTGGTGCACCTCCTGGGAGAAGGAGGGGTAGACGATCGGGTCGCCCGGGCCGACCACGGAGGTGGAGGGCTTGAAGAAGGTGATCGGGGCGTCCGGGACCTGGTTCCCGAGCTCCGCCGCGTGCTCCGCGTAGTTGCGGCCGATGGCCACGACCTTGTTCGGGAGCACGGGCGGCAGCAGCCGGACCTTGCTCAGCGGCACCTTCGTGCCGGAGAGCTCGAAGTCCGCGAACGGGATGCCCTTGATGATGTCGAGGACGAGCTCACCTTCGGCGCCGGGGGCAGTGCTGCCCTCGACCGCGCCGAACGCGACATTGCCGTCGATCGAGAACCTGGCGATGCGCACGTGTTGCGTCTGCCCCTCTGTATTTCCGCTGGCTGGAGTCTGCGTACTCCAGGCTAACGCGGTGGGCGGCGGCGCCTCGCGCTCCTTTACGGAGCCACTACTGCGGAGGGACTACTGTGCCGCGGCGACCGGGGCGTTCATGAGGACGGTGCGGCGGGGGTTCGCGGTCTGCGCCGGCAGGTCGACGGAGTGCTCCGGAGTGGCCGGCGCCACCTGCAGCTCCTCGGCGTCCTTCAGGTGCGCGAGGGTGGTGCGGCGGGGGTTGGCTATGTTGCGGAACATCATCGTCGTCTTCATCGGAGTTTCGGGCCCTCGGGTCGCTTCGTGGGATGAGGGTTGTCGGATGCGCCGGATGTGGCGCCAACCCTTTAACAGGCAAGGCTAAACATCCGAATCCCCGTCTGAACCGGTAAGTAATGGCCACAGTCGTGTGAGTTTCCTCACCAGCGACCGGGCAATACGGGCATAACAGGCGGTCAATTGGGCCTGCGGAAACGGACATTGCGCCACTGAATGCGCCATTCCGCTCCTGATCATCTCGACTGGGACACCTTGCCGAACCGAAGCTTTGGTTGACGTAAGTCCGATTCCTCCCCATAGTGCCTCCACGGCGCGTAGCCCTCCCGCCACGAGCCGTGACCGCCCCGCCGGGGCGACACGCGCACCTTGTTGGAGATCCCCCACTGTGCTGGAATTCGCGGGACCGCCGCGGGTATCAGCCGGCGCGCAGGTGGCGCAAGAGAGCGCCGCGCGCGGCGGCAATGGAGAGGGAGACGCGCCGGTCACCGACGACCACCATGGGGCCGTCAGTGCCCCACGACTCGACACCGTTCCGCCGTTCACCCGGCGGGGCGCCTGGTCCAGAGGTTGCGACGCTAGTGCAGGGACGATTCAAGAGGGATGGCAGCGCTGCGGCGGAGCAGGAGCCGCGCGGCGGGATCGACCGTGGCTCCTCACCCCAGCACGCCCAGAACCGCGGGCCGGCTGCCGAAGGAGCCGGCCCCGACACCTCCTCGGTGAAGGCGAAGGGCCGCGGCAGGTCCGGCAAGGCCGGGAAGCCCGGCAAGGCCGTCAAGCCGGGCAGGGCCAAGGGCACGGCCGAGTCACCCGCGACCGACGAGGCGATACCGAAGGCCCCGCCCGGGCCCGGCTCCCGTCTCGCCATGCAGAACTGGCGCATCAGCACGCGACTCGTGTCGCTGCTGACCCTGCCCGTCGTCGCCGCCACCTCCCTCGGTGGCTTCCGTATCAACGACTCGCTCGAGGACATCCAGCAGCTGGAGCACATGCAGCTGCTGACGGTGATGACGCGCCAGGCGACCAGCCTCGCCGCCATGCTCCAGGAGGAGCGGGACAAGTCGGCCGGTCCGATGTCGATCACCAAGGACGGCAAGGCCAACAGCCTCGTCGAGGGTGTCCGCGACCAGACCGACGCCGCCGCCAAGGCCTTCGCCGCCGCGACCGACAAGGTCGACAACGCGCAGGACAAGGACGAGACCCTCAAGTCGATCCGCAACAACATCCTCCAGATCGGCCGCCAGCTCACCGGCATCGAGGACATCCGCAAGAAGGCGTACCAGAACGGCGCCCAGCAGACCGTCACCGAGTACAACGCGCTGATCGTCTCGCTGCTCTCGCTCTCGCAGGACATGGCCCAGGCCACCTCGAACCCCGAGATGATCAAGCGCACCCGCGCCCTGGCGGCGTTCTCCTCCGCCAAGGAGTACGCGTCCATCCAGCGCGCGATCATCGCCGCCTCGCTCCCCGAGAGCAGCGAGAAGCAGGGCAAGCTGGAGGAGAACGACCGCCTCTACGCCCTCTCCGCGCTCCGCGGCGAGAGCCAGTCGAAGAAGACCTTCGAGCTCGTCTACCAGGGCAAGCCCGAG contains these protein-coding regions:
- the gltX gene encoding glutamate--tRNA ligase, translated to MANATVRVRFCPSPTGNPHVGLVRTALFNWAFARHHGGTFVFRIEDTDAARDSEESYEQLLDSLKWLGFTWDEGPEVGGPHAPYRQSQRMDIYKDVAQRLQDGGYAYPCYCTTEELDARRDAARAAGKPSGYDGQCRDLTDEQKSAYEAEGRTSIVRFRMPDETITFTDLVRGELSFTPENVPDFGIVRANGAPLYTLVNPVDDALMEITHVLRGEDLLSSTPRQIALYKALTDLGVAKATPRFGHLPYVMGEGNKKLSKRDPESSLNLYRERGFLPEGLLNYLSLLGWSFSKDQDIFSIEEMVAKFDIDGVNANPARFDLKKAEAINADHIRRMDPKAFADACEPWLRAPHANWAPEDFDAEAWARIAPHAQTRVTVLSDITANVDFLFLKEPVEDQASWDKAMKGEPAALLTTARENLAAADWSDPESLKQAVLTAGEAHGLKLGKAQAPVRVAVTGRTVGLPLFESLEILGKERSLARIDAALAKLSA
- a CDS encoding fumarylacetoacetate hydrolase family protein, with translation MRIARFSIDGNVAFGAVEGSTAPGAEGELVLDIIKGIPFADFELSGTKVPLSKVRLLPPVLPNKVVAIGRNYAEHAAELGNQVPDAPITFFKPSTSVVGPGDPIVYPSFSQEVHHEAELAVVIGRMCREVPKERVKDVILGYTCANDVTARDVQQREKQWARAKGFDSSCPLGPWIETDLDPGDLTVQCTVNGEQRQLGRTSDMVRSIEDLIVHISEAMTLLPGDVILTGTPAGVGPLNVGDEVAVTIEGIGTLTNKVIKRG
- a CDS encoding HAD family hydrolase; this translates as MPIRAVLWDIDDTLFDYTGADAAGLAAHLRDEGLGERYGSPHEALALWRRITELNWARFAAGEVTFQGQRQDRVRDFLGRPAMASSQADAWFDRYVEHYRAAWALFPDVLPALDALAGTHRHGVLSNSSAANQDPKLRHLGLRDRFEVLVCAAELGVSKPDAAAFLAACEALALPPAQVAYVGDQPEIDARGARDAGLTAVWLDRQGGRGPGPSGVHRIEGLERLPEVLAVDTRFGARSGIR